One Methylophaga marina DNA window includes the following coding sequences:
- a CDS encoding pyridoxal phosphate-dependent aminotransferase — translation MTIKLSQRVQNIKPSPTLAITARAAALRAEGKDVIGLGAGEPDFDTPEHIKQAAIEAIHSGKTKYTPVDGTADLKDAIIKKFSRDNGLEYAANQVLVSVGGKQSFFNLAQAFIEAGDEVIIPAPYWVSYPDMTLLADGVPVIIEAGQENQFKITPEQLEAAITDKTKLFVINSPSNPTGMAYSLKELEALGEVLRKHPNIFIATDDMYEHIYWADEPFCNILNACPDLHDRTLVMNGVSKAYSMTGWRIGYAAGPAPLIAAMKKVQSQSTSNPASISQAAAVEALNGDQSCIKTMLAEFKKRHDYVVSELNKMPGVDSLETDGTFYVFPSIAGVLENKTELKDDMDFAEALLVEKGVAVVPGSAFGLKNHIRLSIATSEENLRNALIRIAEFIA, via the coding sequence TTGACTATCAAGCTCTCCCAACGTGTTCAAAACATCAAACCGTCTCCGACTTTGGCAATCACAGCACGCGCTGCGGCGCTGAGAGCCGAGGGCAAAGATGTTATTGGTCTGGGTGCAGGCGAACCCGACTTCGATACTCCTGAACACATCAAACAAGCTGCCATTGAAGCTATCCACAGCGGCAAAACAAAATACACGCCCGTAGATGGCACCGCAGATTTGAAAGATGCCATCATCAAAAAGTTCTCAAGAGATAATGGGCTCGAGTATGCCGCGAATCAAGTCCTAGTTTCCGTCGGTGGTAAACAAAGCTTTTTCAACTTGGCTCAAGCCTTCATTGAAGCAGGTGATGAGGTCATCATCCCCGCACCATACTGGGTATCATACCCGGATATGACACTGCTTGCTGACGGCGTACCCGTAATTATCGAAGCCGGTCAGGAAAATCAGTTCAAAATCACACCAGAACAATTAGAAGCGGCGATCACAGATAAAACCAAACTGTTCGTTATCAATAGCCCATCTAACCCAACTGGCATGGCTTACAGTCTGAAAGAGCTGGAAGCACTAGGTGAAGTGTTACGCAAACATCCAAACATTTTTATCGCCACTGATGATATGTATGAACATATCTACTGGGCTGACGAACCGTTCTGCAATATTTTGAATGCCTGCCCGGATCTACATGATAGAACACTGGTTATGAATGGCGTTTCCAAAGCGTATTCAATGACTGGCTGGCGTATTGGTTATGCAGCTGGCCCAGCACCATTAATTGCTGCAATGAAAAAAGTACAGTCGCAAAGCACATCCAACCCAGCATCTATCTCACAAGCAGCAGCCGTAGAAGCATTGAACGGTGATCAGTCATGCATTAAAACCATGTTAGCTGAGTTCAAAAAACGTCATGACTATGTCGTTTCTGAATTAAACAAAATGCCTGGCGTGGATTCATTAGAAACAGACGGTACGTTTTATGTTTTCCCAAGCATCGCCGGTGTATTGGAAAACAAAACTGAACTGAAGGACGATATGGATTTTGCCGAAGCCCTATTAGTAGAAAAAGGCGTAGCTGTTGTGCCTGGTTCTGCGTTCGGATTGAAAAACCACATTCGTCTTTCAATCGCGACCAGCGAAGAAAACCTTCGTAACGCACTGATTCGTATTGCCGAATTTATTGCGTAA
- the pheT gene encoding phenylalanine--tRNA ligase subunit beta, whose amino-acid sequence MKFSEKWLREWVNPALDTDALVDKLTGAGLEVDAVEAVAGEFSGVVVGQVTSVTPHPDADKLRLTKVNVGGEALLDIVCGASNVREGLKIPVAVIGAVLPGNFKIKQAKLRGVPSFGMLCSSKELGLTESADGLMELADDAPVGEDFRVYLDLDDNAIDIDLTPNRSDCLSVAGVAREVGVLTSEDINAVASEPVSATSSKILDVKVEATTACPRYLGRTIENINPAAETPVWMQEKLRRSGLRSLGPVVDVTNYVMLELGQPMHAFDLGKIEQSINVRLSQQGEKLTLLDGQTIDTQADTLLICDAEKPLALAGVMGGQDSSVSSLTTSLFLESAFFAPEAIAGKARSYGLHTDSSHRFERGVDPELASKAMNRATSLLLEIVGGEAGPVVEECSEKDLPKTATIHLRSDRIKRVLGLELDGKTVAEQLTRLGLAVDVVEDGWQVSVPSFRFDLAIEVDLIEELGRLYGYDKLPNTRPQGTVLTTNITETLTPVERLQNLMVDRGYHEAVTYSFVEPKIQQLLAQDDSAPIKLANPISSDLSVMRTSLWPGLVQAMVYNANRQHDRIRLFEVGRVFKGNLNDIAQPRQIGGLIYGSNYAEQWSQNPREVDFFDIKADVEALLALGGGQVRFEKESHPALHPGQSARVYKNDEAIGWLGAIHPKLNKSLDIDGKVYVFELSLNDVVDSVVPEFETLSKFPALRRDLALLVDDAVNAGQIEDCLSKIDSDILKSFQLFDVYSGEGVELGKKSLAVAFILQHKERTLTDDEVDSLLKTVTETLSQKLNATIRS is encoded by the coding sequence ATGAAGTTTAGTGAAAAATGGTTAAGAGAGTGGGTAAACCCTGCACTTGATACAGATGCATTAGTTGATAAACTCACTGGTGCTGGTCTCGAAGTTGATGCCGTAGAAGCTGTGGCAGGCGAGTTTTCAGGCGTCGTTGTGGGGCAAGTGACTTCTGTCACACCGCATCCGGATGCCGATAAGTTACGTCTCACAAAAGTTAATGTGGGTGGCGAAGCGTTACTGGATATTGTTTGTGGTGCAAGTAATGTTCGCGAAGGATTGAAAATACCTGTTGCGGTCATCGGTGCTGTTTTACCTGGTAACTTTAAAATTAAACAAGCCAAACTGCGTGGTGTGCCATCGTTTGGTATGTTGTGTTCATCAAAAGAATTAGGCCTGACGGAATCTGCTGACGGTTTGATGGAGCTTGCTGATGATGCACCTGTTGGTGAAGATTTTCGTGTTTATCTGGATTTAGATGATAATGCAATCGATATTGATCTCACACCCAATCGTAGTGATTGCTTAAGTGTCGCGGGTGTAGCACGTGAAGTCGGTGTACTGACTTCAGAAGATATCAACGCTGTCGCATCTGAGCCTGTCAGCGCAACCTCTTCCAAGATTTTGGATGTCAAAGTTGAAGCAACTACTGCCTGCCCACGATATCTGGGACGCACCATCGAAAATATTAATCCAGCAGCAGAAACACCTGTGTGGATGCAAGAGAAGCTCCGCCGCAGTGGGTTAAGAAGTTTGGGACCTGTGGTTGATGTGACTAACTATGTCATGCTCGAATTAGGGCAGCCTATGCATGCCTTTGATTTGGGTAAGATTGAACAATCAATTAATGTGCGTTTATCACAACAGGGTGAAAAGCTGACCCTGTTAGACGGCCAAACAATCGATACGCAAGCAGATACCTTATTGATTTGTGATGCAGAAAAGCCACTAGCCTTAGCTGGTGTTATGGGTGGACAAGACTCATCAGTGAGTTCACTCACCACCTCTCTGTTCCTAGAGTCAGCATTCTTTGCACCAGAAGCTATTGCTGGTAAAGCGCGAAGCTATGGTTTGCATACAGATTCATCACATCGCTTTGAACGAGGGGTGGATCCAGAATTAGCTAGCAAGGCTATGAATCGTGCAACATCTTTATTGCTTGAAATTGTGGGTGGTGAAGCTGGCCCTGTTGTTGAAGAATGTAGCGAGAAAGATTTACCGAAAACAGCAACGATTCATCTTCGTTCTGACAGAATCAAACGAGTGCTTGGCCTTGAACTGGACGGTAAAACAGTGGCTGAACAATTAACAAGATTGGGTTTGGCTGTTGATGTCGTTGAAGATGGCTGGCAGGTATCAGTCCCGTCTTTTCGTTTTGATCTCGCAATCGAAGTGGATTTAATCGAAGAGTTAGGCCGCTTGTACGGCTACGATAAATTGCCTAATACACGTCCGCAGGGAACCGTTCTAACAACCAATATTACGGAGACGTTGACGCCAGTTGAACGGCTGCAAAACCTCATGGTTGACCGTGGTTATCATGAAGCTGTGACCTATAGTTTCGTTGAGCCTAAAATCCAGCAGCTACTCGCACAAGACGACTCAGCGCCGATAAAATTGGCCAATCCCATTTCGTCTGATCTTTCTGTGATGAGAACATCACTCTGGCCGGGCCTGGTTCAGGCAATGGTTTATAATGCAAATCGACAGCATGACCGGATTCGTCTATTTGAGGTAGGACGTGTCTTCAAAGGTAATTTGAACGATATTGCACAACCGCGTCAAATTGGTGGTTTAATATACGGCAGTAATTATGCCGAACAGTGGTCGCAGAATCCACGTGAAGTGGATTTCTTCGACATCAAAGCCGATGTAGAAGCGCTGCTTGCACTTGGTGGTGGTCAAGTAAGGTTCGAGAAAGAATCTCACCCAGCATTACATCCCGGCCAATCTGCACGTGTCTATAAGAACGATGAAGCTATTGGTTGGCTAGGCGCTATCCATCCAAAACTAAACAAATCACTGGATATTGATGGGAAGGTCTACGTTTTCGAGTTAAGCCTGAATGATGTCGTTGATTCTGTCGTTCCCGAGTTTGAGACACTGTCAAAATTCCCAGCATTGCGTCGTGATTTGGCTCTTTTGGTAGATGATGCTGTCAATGCGGGTCAAATTGAAGATTGCTTGAGTAAGATCGATTCTGATATTCTTAAGTCATTTCAATTATTTGACGTGTATAGTGGAGAAGGCGTCGAGCTTGGTAAGAAAAGCTTGGCAGTGGCCTTTATACTCCAGCACAAAGAGCGAACATTAACAGACGATGAAGTCGACTCATTGCTTAAAACTGTGACAGAAACGCTGTCGCAAAAGCTTAATGCAACGATAAGATCTTAA
- the pheS gene encoding phenylalanine--tRNA ligase subunit alpha, giving the protein MAELDTQLEALNDIVESAKAAIAEANDNRALDNVRVEFLGKKGKITAYLKGLANVGVEERPIIGKSVNIAKQDVSALIDARNKALAEIAMEAALAAETVDVTLPGRNSEVGGLHPVTRTLQRIERYFKNIGFDVAEGPEIEDGHHNFTALNIPEHHPARAMHDTFYFDADKLLRTHTSPVQIRVMEEEQPPLRLIAPGRVYRCDSDLTHTPMFHQIEGLMVDENISFTDLKGILSDFLQAFFEKPLKVRFRPSYFPFTEPSAEADIECVICGGEGCRVCSHTGWIEILGCGMVHPNVFKHVNIDSEKYLGFAFGLGVERMAMLRYGVNDLRMFFENDLRFLKQFS; this is encoded by the coding sequence ATGGCTGAACTGGACACACAGTTAGAAGCTTTAAACGACATTGTTGAGTCTGCGAAAGCAGCAATTGCAGAAGCGAATGATAATCGGGCTTTGGATAACGTTCGCGTTGAGTTTTTGGGTAAGAAAGGCAAAATCACGGCTTATCTGAAAGGATTAGCCAATGTGGGCGTTGAAGAGCGACCTATTATTGGTAAGTCGGTAAATATAGCTAAACAAGATGTGTCAGCGCTCATCGATGCCAGAAATAAAGCACTAGCTGAAATTGCAATGGAAGCTGCTTTAGCAGCAGAAACTGTTGATGTGACTTTACCTGGTCGCAACAGCGAGGTGGGTGGTTTACATCCCGTCACTCGTACATTACAGCGTATAGAACGTTACTTTAAGAATATTGGTTTTGATGTGGCGGAAGGCCCCGAAATCGAAGATGGTCATCATAACTTTACTGCGCTTAATATTCCTGAGCATCACCCTGCTCGTGCTATGCATGACACATTTTATTTTGACGCAGATAAATTATTAAGAACACATACCTCACCGGTGCAAATCCGTGTGATGGAAGAAGAACAGCCACCTTTACGTCTGATTGCCCCGGGCAGAGTGTATCGTTGCGACTCAGACTTAACCCACACACCGATGTTTCATCAGATTGAAGGGTTGATGGTGGATGAAAATATCAGTTTTACTGATCTGAAAGGTATCTTGTCAGACTTTCTGCAAGCATTCTTTGAAAAACCATTAAAAGTACGTTTTCGTCCTTCATATTTTCCGTTCACCGAACCTTCAGCTGAAGCAGATATCGAGTGCGTAATCTGCGGTGGAGAAGGTTGTCGCGTATGTAGTCATACCGGTTGGATTGAAATACTTGGCTGCGGCATGGTTCATCCGAATGTATTCAAACACGTCAACATTGATAGTGAAAAGTATCTTGGCTTTGCGTTTGGTCTCGGTGTCGAACGTATGGCGATGCTGCGATACGGCGTCAATGACTTACGTATGTTCTTCGAAAACGATTTACGTTTCCTGAAACAATTCAGTTAA
- the rplT gene encoding 50S ribosomal protein L20 — MPRVKRGVTARARHKKVLDQAKGYYGRRKNVYRVAVQAVTKAGQYAYRDRRQKKRNFRTLWIARINAAARECGLSYSRMIDGLKKASIEIDRKVLADIAVHDEAAFAALAEKAKAALAN; from the coding sequence ATGCCTAGAGTAAAACGCGGCGTCACAGCACGTGCTCGCCATAAAAAAGTTCTTGACCAAGCAAAAGGGTATTACGGTCGTCGTAAGAACGTATACCGCGTAGCTGTCCAAGCAGTCACCAAAGCAGGTCAATATGCTTATCGTGACCGTCGTCAGAAAAAACGTAATTTCCGTACTTTATGGATTGCACGTATCAATGCTGCTGCACGTGAGTGTGGATTGTCTTACAGCAGAATGATCGATGGTCTGAAAAAAGCCTCTATCGAAATCGATCGAAAAGTTTTGGCCGATATCGCTGTACATGATGAAGCTGCATTTGCTGCACTTGCAGAAAAAGCGAAAGCTGCACTGGCAAACTAA
- a CDS encoding LysR family transcriptional regulator: MDVSLARTFLEIVRSGSFISAAEKLHVTQTTVTARIHNLEGQLGCKLFVRNRSGASLTSNGVRFVEHATKMVQSWELAKRDLPLPQGVQNVLNIGSEVSLWSPLVLQWLNALNITESEVAIRTEIGERQSLMEQLENGVLDIILVHQPEYWPGVQVEQLLEEKLIHVSSVDNPHPYVYVDWGDDFRRQHDVALPEHARAQLTISLGPLALHYILTNGGSGYFRTRVVEHHIKAGLLKHNEHYPEFTFPVYVLYKQADKQRYSVQIDALFESSKIESPWLP; encoded by the coding sequence ATGGATGTCAGTTTAGCCAGAACCTTTCTTGAAATTGTCAGATCGGGAAGTTTTATCTCAGCAGCAGAAAAGCTGCATGTCACTCAAACGACCGTAACGGCTCGAATTCATAACCTTGAGGGACAACTTGGGTGTAAATTATTTGTTCGAAACCGCTCCGGTGCAAGTTTGACTTCAAATGGTGTCAGGTTTGTTGAACATGCTACGAAAATGGTGCAATCGTGGGAGCTGGCGAAACGTGATCTGCCTTTACCCCAAGGAGTACAAAATGTACTCAATATTGGCAGTGAAGTGAGTTTATGGAGTCCGCTTGTCTTGCAATGGCTAAATGCACTCAATATCACTGAAAGTGAAGTGGCTATAAGAACAGAGATTGGTGAACGTCAATCGCTTATGGAGCAACTTGAGAATGGTGTTCTAGATATTATTTTGGTTCATCAACCTGAATATTGGCCTGGCGTTCAGGTCGAGCAACTATTAGAAGAAAAACTCATCCACGTGAGTTCCGTTGATAATCCTCACCCATATGTCTACGTGGACTGGGGAGATGACTTTAGACGTCAACATGATGTGGCTTTACCGGAACATGCACGAGCACAACTCACTATTAGCCTTGGACCATTAGCATTACATTACATTTTAACAAACGGTGGAAGCGGCTATTTTCGAACACGTGTGGTTGAGCACCATATAAAAGCAGGACTTTTAAAGCACAATGAACACTATCCTGAGTTTACTTTTCCAGTGTATGTCTTATACAAACAAGCAGATAAACAACGGTATAGCGTACAAATTGATGCCCTGTTTGAATCATCGAAAATTGAGTCACCCTGGTTGCCATAA
- the thrS gene encoding threonine--tRNA ligase, producing the protein MISVTLPDGSQRQFDHPVSIHDVAADIGTGLARAALAGKVDGKLVDTSFVIEQDAEVAIITERDEDGLDVIRHSTSHLMAQAVKQLYPEAQVTIGPVIEDGFYYDFSYKEAFTPDDLAKIQKRMEEIVKQDLPVVREEISRDAGIELFRDMGEIYKAEILEDIPQGETLSIYRQGDFVDLCRGPHVPSTGKLKAFKLMKLAGAYWRGNSDNEMLQRVYGTAWQDKKALKAYLHRLEEAEKRDHRKIAKNLDLFHLQEEATGMIFWHDNGWQIYRVVENYIRDVLRNNGYQEVRTPQVVDRTLWEKSGHWDKFGDMIFSTHSENRDYAVKPMNCPCHIQIFNQGLKSYRDLPLRMAEFGSCHRNEPSGTLHGLMRLRGFTQDDAHIFCTEDQIQSEVATFIDLLHEVYADFGFNEIIVKLSTRPESRVGSDEVWDKAEHALEQALNAAELDWDLQPGEGAFYGPKIEFSLKDCLGRVWQCGTIQVDFSMPGRLDATYVADDGSKQVPVMLHRAILGSLERFIGILIEEYAGAFPTWLAPKQVVVMGISDKQSEYVRNITNNLQKQGFRVDSDLRNEKIGFKIREHTLRRVPYLIVVGEREAENNAVAVRTRKGEDLGAMQLEDFVGLLQKDVASRGRIIIED; encoded by the coding sequence ATGATTTCAGTAACACTTCCCGACGGCTCTCAACGCCAATTCGATCATCCCGTTTCTATCCATGATGTTGCCGCTGATATTGGTACTGGTTTAGCCCGTGCTGCATTAGCCGGTAAAGTTGATGGAAAGCTGGTTGATACGTCATTCGTCATTGAACAGGATGCTGAGGTAGCCATCATCACTGAGCGTGATGAAGATGGTCTGGATGTCATCCGTCACTCTACATCACATCTAATGGCTCAGGCTGTAAAACAGCTCTATCCTGAAGCACAAGTCACCATCGGTCCGGTGATTGAAGATGGCTTCTATTATGATTTCTCATATAAAGAAGCGTTTACGCCGGATGATTTAGCTAAGATCCAGAAGCGTATGGAAGAGATCGTGAAGCAAGATCTTCCAGTGGTTCGTGAAGAAATCTCTCGTGATGCGGGTATCGAGTTATTCCGTGATATGGGTGAAATCTATAAAGCTGAAATCCTGGAAGATATTCCGCAAGGCGAGACTTTATCTATCTATCGCCAAGGTGATTTTGTCGATTTATGTCGTGGTCCTCACGTACCAAGCACAGGTAAGTTAAAAGCCTTCAAATTGATGAAATTGGCGGGTGCATACTGGCGTGGTAACTCTGATAACGAAATGTTACAACGGGTATACGGTACTGCCTGGCAAGATAAAAAAGCCCTTAAGGCTTATTTACATCGTCTGGAAGAAGCTGAAAAGCGCGATCATCGTAAAATCGCTAAAAATCTTGATCTATTCCATTTGCAGGAAGAAGCCACAGGCATGATCTTCTGGCACGATAATGGTTGGCAGATTTATCGTGTTGTCGAAAACTATATTCGTGACGTGTTACGCAATAATGGTTATCAGGAAGTGCGCACACCTCAGGTTGTCGATCGCACTTTGTGGGAAAAATCAGGTCACTGGGATAAATTTGGCGATATGATTTTCAGTACCCATTCAGAAAATCGTGACTATGCCGTGAAACCAATGAACTGTCCTTGTCATATTCAGATTTTTAATCAAGGTCTGAAAAGCTACAGAGATTTGCCACTACGTATGGCTGAATTTGGTTCATGTCATCGCAACGAACCGTCAGGTACTTTACATGGCCTGATGCGTTTACGCGGATTTACCCAAGATGATGCGCATATTTTCTGTACTGAAGATCAAATTCAGTCAGAGGTCGCCACTTTTATTGATTTATTACACGAGGTTTATGCCGACTTCGGGTTCAATGAAATCATCGTTAAATTATCGACTCGTCCTGAAAGTAGAGTAGGGAGCGATGAGGTATGGGACAAGGCTGAACATGCCCTAGAACAGGCATTAAATGCCGCAGAATTAGACTGGGACCTACAGCCAGGTGAAGGCGCATTCTACGGACCAAAGATTGAATTCTCATTAAAAGATTGTCTTGGCCGTGTGTGGCAGTGCGGTACTATTCAGGTTGACTTCTCAATGCCTGGTCGTCTGGATGCGACATATGTCGCAGATGATGGCAGTAAACAAGTGCCAGTTATGCTGCACAGGGCAATACTTGGTTCTTTAGAAAGATTCATCGGTATCTTAATAGAAGAGTATGCTGGTGCATTCCCAACATGGCTTGCACCTAAGCAAGTGGTGGTGATGGGAATCAGTGATAAACAATCTGAATATGTCAGAAATATCACCAACAATTTGCAGAAACAAGGATTTAGAGTCGATTCGGACTTGAGAAACGAGAAGATTGGCTTTAAAATACGCGAGCACACTTTACGTCGCGTCCCCTACTTGATTGTGGTGGGTGAGCGTGAAGCAGAAAATAATGCCGTGGCAGTACGCACTCGAAAAGGCGAAGACCTAGGTGCAATGCAACTTGAGGACTTTGTTGGCTTGCTACAGAAAGATGTTGCGAGTCGCGGTCGAATAATTATAGAGGATTAG
- a CDS encoding diflavin oxidoreductase, with the protein MQNLATSLFTTSEWEAVANLLKRLSNEQTEWLANNLLDISTTDKSIATEKRAVVAYGTETGNSKGIAQQFYEKAVHHNKSIELINLADFKLKQLKQINQLYIVCSTHGDGEPPEPIASFYDELIHLNEDLSHLSYAVLALGDSSYDHFCLTGITIDDRLRELNASPFTECVECDVDFEETAEEWITYCLPTLPNMTKNSEVLTKSRHKIRTSTYSKTSPLSVEVIKNTRLSDDSRSNPIHHLELQVPDNIQLSLTAGDGIGVLPQNPPQLVRQILSLTTFSGDESVVVKQRAVPLVEALREYCDLTLVTAQCLTKWSETSNNRDLIKLCQDKQTLRSYLKRHQLTDILVNHSLQLTPQQLVDSLRPLQPRLYDVANSTRQIQDELHLTVEKYRYSWSGKLQNGICSTYLTGIEEGENLLVFPHHNKRFHLPTNQNSPIILIADGTGIAPFRAFIQEIQSNPNREHSVWLILRECTFLNDFLYQTEWSQYLKDGLLTRLNTSFFDDVPNKSIYDIIQDNEETFNGWLSAGAHLYLSGHKEIFDQLTQTLSKTSSYKQSWLQLTQQKRLHKNVY; encoded by the coding sequence ATGCAAAACTTAGCTACATCATTATTCACAACATCTGAGTGGGAGGCTGTAGCAAACCTTCTAAAGCGTTTGTCTAATGAACAAACAGAATGGTTAGCGAATAACTTATTAGATATTTCTACTACAGATAAAAGCATAGCTACTGAAAAGAGAGCAGTTGTAGCCTATGGAACAGAAACAGGCAATTCCAAAGGTATTGCTCAGCAGTTTTATGAAAAAGCAGTTCATCATAATAAATCAATAGAACTCATTAACCTGGCGGATTTCAAACTCAAGCAACTAAAACAGATTAATCAGCTATATATTGTGTGTAGTACTCATGGCGATGGCGAACCACCTGAGCCCATCGCATCGTTCTATGATGAGCTAATACACCTTAATGAAGACCTTTCTCATCTATCCTATGCTGTACTCGCTTTGGGTGACAGTTCATACGATCACTTCTGTCTCACCGGCATCACAATTGATGATAGATTGCGTGAGCTCAATGCTTCACCATTTACTGAATGTGTAGAGTGTGATGTTGATTTTGAAGAAACAGCTGAAGAATGGATTACTTACTGTCTTCCAACGTTACCGAATATGACGAAAAACAGCGAAGTACTCACAAAAAGCCGTCATAAAATCCGTACATCAACCTACTCAAAAACCAGTCCACTCTCTGTAGAAGTGATCAAGAATACGCGTTTATCTGATGACTCAAGATCAAACCCGATCCATCATTTAGAGTTACAGGTACCAGACAATATTCAACTGAGTCTCACCGCGGGTGATGGAATCGGGGTTTTACCTCAAAATCCCCCTCAGCTCGTTCGCCAAATTTTATCCTTAACAACATTTTCTGGGGATGAATCTGTCGTTGTAAAACAGAGAGCTGTACCACTGGTGGAGGCTTTACGTGAATATTGTGATCTCACTTTAGTCACAGCACAATGTTTAACTAAATGGAGTGAGACTTCAAACAACCGTGACCTGATAAAACTGTGCCAAGATAAACAAACATTACGCTCATATCTCAAACGGCATCAGTTAACAGACATTCTAGTCAACCACTCTTTACAGTTAACTCCACAGCAGCTGGTCGATAGCTTAAGACCATTACAACCTCGTTTATATGACGTTGCCAACAGTACTCGCCAGATTCAAGATGAATTGCATCTTACTGTAGAAAAGTATCGGTATTCTTGGTCTGGGAAATTACAAAATGGAATTTGTTCAACATATTTAACGGGTATTGAAGAAGGTGAAAATCTTCTTGTTTTCCCCCACCACAATAAACGGTTTCATTTACCCACGAATCAAAACAGTCCCATTATCCTCATTGCTGACGGTACAGGAATAGCCCCTTTTCGCGCCTTCATACAAGAGATTCAGTCTAATCCTAACCGTGAACACAGCGTGTGGTTGATACTAAGAGAATGTACATTTTTAAATGACTTCCTCTATCAAACGGAGTGGTCCCAGTATCTAAAAGATGGCTTATTAACTCGTTTAAATACCTCTTTTTTTGACGATGTTCCCAATAAATCAATCTACGACATCATTCAAGATAATGAAGAAACGTTTAACGGTTGGTTAAGTGCTGGCGCGCACCTGTATCTATCTGGTCACAAAGAGATATTTGACCAACTTACACAAACGTTGAGCAAGACATCATCTTATAAGCAAAGCTGGCTTCAACTCACCCAACAAAAACGACTACACAAAAACGTATATTAA
- the rpmI gene encoding 50S ribosomal protein L35, protein MPKLKNHSGAAKRFKRTGSGKFKRSQAFTSHILTKKSTKRKRQLRSTLTICKADHMSVRKMLPNL, encoded by the coding sequence ATGCCTAAATTAAAAAACCATAGTGGTGCTGCTAAGCGTTTTAAACGCACTGGTAGTGGAAAATTCAAGCGCTCACAAGCTTTCACTAGTCATATCCTGACCAAAAAAAGCACTAAGCGTAAACGTCAATTACGTTCTACTCTGACAATCTGTAAAGCAGATCACATGTCAGTTCGTAAAATGTTGCCAAACCTGTAA
- the infC gene encoding translation initiation factor IF-3, producing the protein MATDQKRLNGEITAKEVRLTDSNGEQVGIVTLKDALERAEQADLDLVEIAPQATPPVCRIMDYGKFLFEEGKQKALAKKKQKQIQVKEVKFRPGTEEGDYQVKLRNLIRFLESGNKTKVSLRFRGREMAHQDLGLKLLERVAEDLKELSSVEQRPKKEGRQMIMVLAPNSKK; encoded by the coding sequence ATCGCTACAGATCAAAAAAGGCTGAATGGAGAAATCACAGCCAAAGAAGTACGATTAACAGATTCTAATGGTGAGCAAGTGGGCATCGTTACGCTGAAAGACGCGTTAGAACGAGCCGAACAAGCTGATCTGGATTTGGTGGAAATCGCGCCACAAGCGACTCCACCAGTATGCCGTATCATGGATTACGGCAAGTTTTTGTTTGAAGAAGGCAAGCAGAAAGCGCTAGCTAAGAAAAAACAAAAACAAATTCAGGTGAAGGAAGTTAAATTCCGGCCTGGAACAGAAGAAGGGGATTATCAGGTAAAACTACGCAACCTGATACGTTTCCTAGAAAGCGGGAACAAAACTAAAGTCAGCCTCCGATTTCGTGGACGTGAAATGGCGCATCAGGACTTGGGTCTTAAGCTACTTGAACGAGTTGCAGAAGATCTTAAAGAACTGTCTAGCGTTGAACAACGACCTAAGAAAGAAGGGCGTCAAATGATTATGGTTTTGGCTCCAAACAGTAAAAAATAA